The following are from one region of the Candidatus Acidulodesulfobacterium ferriphilum genome:
- the ilvB gene encoding biosynthetic-type acetolactate synthase large subunit, producing the protein MTGSKIILESLIREGVDTIFGYPGGAVLNIYDELFNYKDKIKHVLVRHEQGAAHAADGYARASGKVGVVLVTSGPGATNTITGIATAYMDSVPIVILTGQVPTNLIGNDAFQEADTVGITRPCTKHNYLVKDIKDLARTIKEAFYIASTGRPGPVLIDIPKDITSSVYEFDYPEGVELRGYNPTYFGHHVQLSKVVKELLNAKRPLLYVGGGVISSNASAELKELAELLDLPVTSTLMGLGGFPSEHSLFFGMLGMHGTYAANMAISNADFIIAIGARFDDRVTGKVEEFGRNAKFAHIDIDPSSIGKNVKIEIPVVGDVKSVLNSLLEMLSAKSKEISSTQYDRLKWLEEINIWKYEHPLSYKMNDIIKPQYVIEKIYELTGGSAIISTEVGQNQMWAAQFYKFNSPRTFLTSGGLGTMGYGFPAAIGAQIACPDKVVFDIAGDGSIQMNIQELATAVQYNLPVKIAIVNNNFLGMIRQWQELFYKKRYSFSEMNVNPDFVKLAEAYGAVGLRATKPNEVEDVLKKALSIKKPVIMDFVVAPEESVYPMVAPGAPITGMLLV; encoded by the coding sequence ATGACAGGTTCAAAAATAATTCTCGAGAGTTTAATCAGGGAAGGGGTGGATACCATATTCGGTTATCCAGGTGGAGCGGTATTAAATATATATGACGAGCTTTTTAATTATAAAGATAAAATAAAGCATGTGCTTGTCAGACATGAACAGGGCGCAGCTCATGCGGCGGACGGCTATGCCAGGGCATCGGGCAAGGTGGGGGTTGTTCTTGTAACATCGGGTCCAGGCGCCACAAATACAATAACAGGTATTGCAACGGCTTATATGGATTCTGTGCCGATTGTCATATTGACAGGGCAGGTTCCGACTAATTTGATAGGAAACGATGCTTTTCAGGAGGCCGATACCGTCGGTATAACGAGACCATGCACAAAACATAACTATCTTGTGAAAGACATAAAAGATCTTGCAAGAACTATTAAAGAGGCCTTTTATATAGCTTCCACGGGAAGGCCGGGCCCCGTATTAATCGATATTCCTAAAGATATTACTTCAAGCGTATATGAATTCGATTATCCGGAAGGCGTAGAGCTCAGAGGTTATAACCCTACATATTTCGGACATCATGTGCAGCTTTCCAAGGTTGTCAAAGAGCTTTTGAATGCGAAAAGACCCTTGCTTTATGTGGGCGGAGGCGTTATTAGTTCAAATGCCTCGGCGGAACTTAAAGAATTAGCGGAACTCCTTGATTTGCCGGTTACCTCGACATTAATGGGGCTTGGCGGATTTCCGTCCGAACATTCGCTATTTTTTGGAATGCTTGGAATGCACGGCACTTATGCGGCAAATATGGCAATATCCAACGCCGATTTTATTATCGCTATAGGCGCAAGATTTGACGACAGAGTTACGGGCAAGGTTGAAGAGTTCGGCAGAAACGCAAAGTTTGCCCATATCGATATCGACCCTTCGTCTATCGGCAAAAATGTAAAAATTGAGATTCCCGTCGTAGGGGATGTCAAGTCCGTATTAAATAGTCTTTTGGAAATGCTAAGCGCGAAATCTAAAGAAATTTCTTCCACCCAATACGACAGGCTTAAATGGCTTGAAGAGATTAATATATGGAAGTACGAGCATCCGCTTTCGTATAAAATGAACGATATAATTAAGCCCCAGTATGTTATCGAAAAAATATACGAACTTACAGGGGGTTCTGCTATCATTTCGACCGAGGTCGGTCAAAATCAAATGTGGGCGGCGCAATTTTATAAATTCAATAGCCCAAGAACATTTTTAACCTCCGGCGGCCTTGGCACTATGGGTTATGGATTTCCAGCCGCCATAGGCGCACAGATAGCATGTCCCGACAAGGTAGTTTTCGATATTGCGGGGGACGGCAGTATTCAAATGAATATTCAGGAGCTGGCCACCGCCGTTCAATATAATTTACCCGTTAAGATTGCTATAGTCAATAATAACTTTTTGGGTATGATAAGGCAGTGGCAGGAATTATTCTATAAAAAAAGATATTCTTTTTCCGAAATGAATGTCAATCCGGATTTTGTTAAGCTTGCCGAGGCTTATGGCGCCGTAGGTTTAAGGGCAACCAAGCCAAATGAGGTGGAAGATGTTCTTAAAAAGGCGTTATCCATAAAAAAACCTGTTATAATGGATTTTGTTGTTGCCCCGGAAGAAAGCGTTTATCCCATGGTTGCCCCGGGAGCCCCTATTACGGGCATGTTATTAGTTTAA
- the ilvD gene encoding dihydroxy-acid dehydratase, whose amino-acid sequence MKSKNIKEGVDRTPHRSLLYATGMTKNEMKKPFIGIASSFTDLIPGHVGIRDLEKAVENGVYSNGGHPFVFGIPGICDGIAMGHFGMHYSLPSRELIADMIETIAEAHCLDGLVLLTNCDKITPGMLMASLRLNIPSIIVTAGPMLSGHYHGKRLSFVRDTFEAVAKYRVNEITEQELSDLEMCACPGQGSCQGLYTANTMACLTEVMGMSLPGAGTALAGSAVKKRIAFESGARAVDLVKENVLPRNIVTLGALKNAVMVDMALGGSSNSVLHLLAIANEAGMKLDLRLFDEISKKTPQLTSLRPAGEYFLEDLDFAGGIPALLYELRTIVNNNEATVSGGNIGQIISGVNYVNNEVIRKIDNPYRKEGGIAVLFGNLAPNGAIIKASGVNPDIMQFTGSAVVFDSEEAAMESISKGKIKEGDVVVIRYEGPKGGPGMREMLAPTSQIVGMGLGDKVALITDGRFSGGTRGPCIGHISPEAQEGGPIALINNGDKIEIDIPKRKLNVLLSAEELNIRKSKLPARGKKIDYGYLSRYADMVSSADEGAIVNKGVRK is encoded by the coding sequence ATGAAAAGTAAAAATATTAAAGAAGGCGTTGACAGAACTCCTCACAGGTCTTTACTTTATGCAACCGGCATGACAAAAAACGAGATGAAGAAGCCGTTTATCGGCATAGCTTCAAGTTTTACCGATTTGATTCCGGGGCATGTAGGCATAAGGGATCTCGAAAAGGCTGTCGAAAACGGCGTATATAGCAACGGCGGCCACCCGTTTGTTTTCGGTATTCCGGGAATTTGCGACGGTATCGCCATGGGACATTTTGGGATGCACTATTCGCTCCCGTCCCGCGAACTTATTGCCGATATGATAGAAACGATTGCGGAGGCGCATTGTCTCGACGGTCTTGTGCTTTTAACGAATTGCGACAAAATTACCCCCGGAATGCTTATGGCTTCTTTGCGTTTAAATATTCCATCTATAATTGTTACTGCGGGGCCTATGCTTTCCGGTCACTATCACGGAAAACGGCTTTCATTTGTCAGGGATACATTTGAGGCGGTGGCTAAATACAGGGTAAACGAGATAACGGAACAGGAGCTTTCCGATCTGGAAATGTGCGCTTGCCCGGGTCAAGGGTCATGTCAGGGATTATATACGGCTAATACTATGGCCTGCTTAACGGAGGTTATGGGTATGTCTTTGCCCGGCGCGGGGACGGCGCTTGCCGGTTCGGCGGTAAAAAAACGAATTGCCTTCGAAAGCGGCGCCAGGGCGGTTGACTTAGTAAAAGAAAATGTACTTCCTAGAAACATAGTAACATTAGGTGCTTTAAAAAATGCCGTCATGGTCGATATGGCATTAGGCGGTTCATCTAACTCAGTTTTACATTTATTGGCTATAGCAAATGAAGCCGGAATGAAATTAGATTTAAGGCTTTTTGACGAAATTTCAAAAAAAACACCTCAGCTCACAAGTTTAAGGCCTGCAGGGGAATATTTCCTCGAAGACTTAGATTTTGCCGGCGGAATACCTGCGCTGCTCTACGAGTTAAGAACTATCGTCAATAATAATGAGGCAACCGTTAGCGGCGGCAATATAGGGCAGATAATATCCGGCGTTAATTATGTAAATAACGAAGTAATTAGAAAAATTGATAATCCATATAGAAAGGAAGGCGGTATCGCCGTTCTTTTCGGCAATTTAGCCCCAAATGGAGCAATAATTAAAGCAAGCGGCGTTAATCCCGATATAATGCAATTTACAGGCAGCGCTGTTGTTTTTGACAGCGAAGAAGCGGCCATGGAAAGTATTTCAAAAGGTAAAATTAAAGAGGGAGATGTTGTCGTCATAAGATATGAAGGACCGAAAGGCGGTCCGGGAATGAGAGAAATGCTTGCCCCGACATCCCAGATTGTCGGCATGGGTCTTGGCGATAAAGTGGCGCTAATCACGGACGGCCGTTTTTCGGGCGGGACGCGCGGCCCCTGTATCGGACATATATCCCCGGAGGCGCAGGAGGGCGGACCCATTGCTTTGATAAATAACGGGGATAAGATTGAAATAGACATACCAAAGAGGAAACTTAATGTTCTTTTATCTGCCGAAGAATTGAACATTAGGAAATCAAAATTACCCGCAAGGGGTAAAAAAATAGATTACGGCTATTTATCGAGATATGCCGATATGGTTTCTTCGGCAGATGAAGGAGCAATTGTAAATAAAGGAGTAAGAAAGTGA
- the tsaB gene encoding tRNA (adenosine(37)-N6)-threonylcarbamoyltransferase complex dimerization subunit type 1 TsaB — MPILSIDSSSGYSNILIMGDNFNVIAETISGFHENHSVLIFKQIDAMLSKTCIKLNDLNGIVVSLGPGSFTGVRVSLTIAKTLSYSLGLNIIGLGSLFVCAYPFFKNNLGSKYIVAVKDAMKNKYYASAFMLKNGNFTPYLKIGQFNLEELKSFISGLGSAPILVYGYNQKDRYKRVKSELQEIVSLNPFDLIKIPYYAAKHALESGIKNDLKYAEGLSPYYVYSEGPF, encoded by the coding sequence ATGCCTATCCTGTCTATCGATAGTTCAAGCGGGTACTCAAATATATTAATAATGGGCGATAATTTTAATGTGATTGCCGAAACAATTTCCGGATTTCATGAAAACCATTCCGTATTAATTTTTAAGCAAATAGACGCAATGTTATCGAAAACCTGCATAAAATTAAATGACTTAAACGGAATAGTAGTATCGTTAGGCCCCGGTTCTTTTACGGGAGTAAGGGTTTCTCTTACGATAGCCAAAACGCTTTCCTACTCCCTCGGCTTAAATATAATCGGGCTTGGAAGTTTATTTGTCTGCGCTTACCCCTTTTTTAAAAATAATTTAGGTTCTAAATATATCGTAGCCGTAAAAGATGCAATGAAAAATAAATACTATGCATCTGCTTTTATGTTAAAAAATGGAAATTTTACCCCATATCTTAAGATTGGGCAGTTTAATTTAGAAGAACTTAAGTCGTTTATAAGCGGGCTTGGCAGCGCGCCAATCTTAGTTTACGGATATAACCAAAAAGACAGGTATAAAAGAGTTAAAAGTGAACTTCAGGAAATTGTTTCACTGAATCCTTTTGATTTAATAAAAATACCGTATTATGCGGCTAAGCATGCGTTGGAAAGCGGAATAAAAAACGACTTAAAATATGCCGAAGGGCTTTCTCCATATTATGTTTATAGCGAGGGGCCGTTTTAG
- the rseP gene encoding RIP metalloprotease RseP → MIINGIFYDVVAFLIVISIIVLIHEFGHFIVAKKLGVKVEKFSLGFGPKIFGKKVGETEYVVSALPLGGYVKLLGEDPSEELPPEDQKRSYSNLPPYKKFLIIFCGPFFNFILALIIFTIIFMAGRPVLKSVIGGVIKGHPAAKAGLKKGDVITGINGTKIKSWQSLSKYIQKYGKTTITLAVEEGKKSYFVKLKPVVAAGLNVFGQKTKRYIIGIYPSQNAVYYKYSNIFNSFYSSLKEIWFIIYITMISLFYLIAGKLPASDLGGPIMIAQLSGRAASMGVSDFFYFIAFISVNIGLINLFPIPALDGGHLLFSIIEMIKRKPLSVKFQETAAKVGFALLILLLLFVSYNDIIRTIKT, encoded by the coding sequence ATGATAATTAACGGAATTTTCTATGATGTAGTTGCATTTCTCATTGTTATAAGCATTATTGTTTTAATCCATGAGTTTGGACATTTTATTGTCGCAAAAAAATTAGGGGTAAAGGTAGAGAAGTTTTCTTTAGGTTTTGGTCCAAAAATATTTGGCAAAAAAGTGGGGGAAACGGAATATGTCGTTTCGGCCCTTCCGCTCGGGGGGTATGTTAAACTTCTCGGCGAAGACCCTTCCGAAGAATTGCCGCCCGAAGATCAAAAGCGTTCTTATAGCAATTTGCCGCCGTATAAAAAGTTTCTTATTATCTTTTGCGGTCCCTTTTTTAATTTCATTTTAGCTTTAATAATTTTTACGATTATATTTATGGCAGGCAGGCCTGTTTTAAAATCCGTAATAGGCGGCGTAATTAAAGGGCATCCCGCCGCAAAAGCGGGGCTTAAAAAAGGCGATGTTATAACAGGGATTAACGGAACAAAGATAAAATCGTGGCAGTCTTTGTCGAAATATATTCAAAAATATGGTAAAACTACGATAACGCTTGCCGTTGAAGAGGGGAAGAAAAGTTATTTCGTCAAATTAAAGCCCGTTGTTGCCGCAGGACTAAATGTTTTCGGACAAAAAACAAAAAGATATATTATAGGCATTTACCCGTCGCAAAATGCCGTTTATTATAAATACAGCAATATATTTAATTCTTTTTATTCATCGCTTAAAGAAATTTGGTTTATAATTTATATAACCATGATTAGCCTTTTTTACCTTATTGCGGGTAAACTTCCTGCAAGCGATTTAGGAGGGCCGATAATGATAGCTCAACTTTCAGGAAGAGCTGCAAGCATGGGAGTTTCGGATTTTTTTTATTTTATAGCGTTTATTAGCGTGAATATAGGACTTATAAATCTATTTCCAATCCCTGCTCTCGATGGGGGACATTTGTTATTCTCCATTATCGAGATGATTAAGAGAAAGCCTTTAAGCGTTAAGTTTCAGGAAACAGCCGCTAAAGTCGGTTTTGCGCTGTTAATTTTACTGTTATTATTTGTTTCTTATAATGACATTATTAGAACTATAAAGACTTAA
- the pheT gene encoding phenylalanine--tRNA ligase subunit beta, with translation MKVSLNWLKEFIDFDMDSEKIANLFNNRTMEVEKIIPYFLKKSFKNIVVGEIRSISEHPSNDKFGIAGVYGGEIIGMKKVVFTKAGLDIKVGEKPLIATKGAVFEHGLKIRDKAIFGVISEAAFCSEKDLGFQLNMPSIIKFPFEEVGATAYEIFNLDDTVLEFDLEPNRPDLFGVLGFAYELSAIINKEIILPEIYNDIEIIPGKFYGAQNDKLTVNVENRDLIPAYIAVKISNIKIKESGADIKNKLIKSGVRPINNVVDLTNIVMLETSQPLHAFDEKKLGEKQINIRSAGDGESVFTIDGKERKLMNGDIVVECGQKIIALAGIMGALNSEIDENSNSIVVESANFDMSSIRRTSRILSLRTDASTRFEKGLHPLVSVLGIKRFIYLVKKYIQGAKVECYAYDIKEVEKPQSYSMKFKDLFEFSGEAIENGKVLNILSRLGYDVSVVKSKINENGDIFEAVPPYFRNDISDKVNIYEDVLRIYGYENIKSSIPYGVLNPPPKNINHETSTMLRDLLRYNGFIEVINPSLVGELELRISGSKKDKILELKNPISADYTYFRTSLVPDILRVLSQNSKKYKNIKIFEIGKTYVNEPSDNYPVLEQNVLCGLLCSGIKFDKQETEFYAGKGIIEFLLKELGLKKIVYSKIEDNPIFDIDTSLEVLTGKKRIGIFGEIKRNILEEFGIEYKTFVFDIDLDSLKEFISLKKAFVIPPKYPAIEQDISIIADSNIEYGSIEKYIKSFSELIRNVRLADIYTGKQIEEGKVSFLIRYDAIAGDRTLTMEEVNLLRDNLLKELGILFGITLRG, from the coding sequence TTGAAGGTCAGCTTAAATTGGCTTAAAGAGTTTATTGATTTCGATATGGACAGCGAAAAGATTGCGAATCTTTTTAATAATAGAACTATGGAGGTTGAAAAAATAATTCCATATTTTTTGAAAAAATCTTTCAAGAATATCGTCGTCGGGGAAATACGGTCTATTAGCGAACACCCTTCGAACGATAAGTTTGGAATTGCAGGAGTTTACGGCGGTGAAATTATCGGAATGAAAAAGGTGGTTTTTACGAAGGCGGGTCTTGATATTAAGGTTGGGGAGAAACCGCTGATTGCAACAAAGGGGGCTGTTTTCGAACACGGGTTAAAGATAAGGGATAAAGCAATCTTTGGCGTTATTTCGGAGGCGGCATTTTGCTCCGAAAAGGATTTAGGCTTTCAGTTAAATATGCCATCCATTATAAAATTTCCTTTCGAAGAAGTCGGCGCAACGGCATACGAAATCTTTAATCTTGACGATACTGTTTTAGAATTTGACCTTGAGCCTAATAGACCCGATTTATTTGGAGTATTGGGGTTTGCGTACGAGTTATCCGCCATAATTAACAAAGAAATTATTTTACCCGAAATTTATAATGATATAGAAATCATCCCGGGAAAATTTTATGGCGCCCAAAACGATAAATTAACCGTTAATGTAGAAAACAGGGATTTGATTCCTGCTTATATTGCGGTTAAAATTAGCAATATAAAGATAAAAGAGTCGGGCGCAGATATTAAAAACAAACTGATAAAAAGCGGAGTTAGACCAATTAACAATGTCGTGGATTTAACAAATATCGTTATGCTTGAGACATCTCAGCCGCTTCACGCCTTCGACGAAAAAAAGCTTGGCGAAAAGCAAATAAATATTAGATCGGCAGGTGACGGGGAGTCTGTTTTTACTATAGACGGTAAGGAAAGAAAATTAATGAACGGGGATATTGTCGTAGAATGCGGACAAAAAATAATAGCCCTTGCGGGAATCATGGGGGCTTTAAATAGTGAAATTGACGAAAATTCGAATTCTATCGTCGTTGAATCGGCAAATTTCGATATGTCGAGCATTAGGCGGACTTCAAGGATACTTTCCCTGAGAACCGACGCATCTACAAGGTTTGAAAAGGGGCTGCACCCGTTAGTTTCCGTTTTAGGAATTAAGAGGTTTATATATTTAGTGAAAAAGTATATCCAAGGTGCGAAGGTTGAATGCTATGCTTATGATATTAAAGAAGTGGAAAAGCCGCAAAGTTATTCGATGAAGTTCAAGGATTTATTTGAATTTTCGGGCGAGGCAATTGAAAACGGCAAAGTATTAAATATTCTATCGAGGCTTGGATATGATGTTAGCGTGGTAAAGTCTAAAATTAACGAAAATGGAGATATATTTGAAGCCGTTCCTCCGTATTTTAGAAACGATATATCGGATAAAGTTAATATTTACGAGGATGTCCTCAGGATATACGGCTATGAAAATATTAAATCCTCAATTCCGTACGGCGTTTTAAATCCGCCCCCCAAAAACATAAATCACGAAACATCTACGATGCTTAGAGATTTATTAAGATATAACGGTTTTATCGAAGTAATAAACCCGTCGTTAGTCGGAGAGCTTGAGCTTAGAATATCGGGTAGTAAAAAGGATAAAATTTTGGAACTAAAAAACCCGATTTCGGCGGACTATACATATTTTAGAACAAGTTTAGTCCCCGATATCCTGAGGGTTTTATCTCAAAATTCAAAAAAATATAAAAACATAAAGATATTCGAGATTGGCAAGACTTATGTAAACGAACCTTCGGATAATTACCCTGTTTTGGAACAAAATGTCTTGTGCGGACTGTTATGCAGCGGGATAAAATTTGATAAACAAGAAACGGAATTTTACGCCGGCAAAGGCATAATAGAATTTTTACTTAAAGAATTAGGTCTTAAAAAAATTGTTTATTCTAAAATAGAGGATAACCCTATATTTGATATTGATACTTCTTTGGAAGTTTTAACAGGTAAAAAAAGGATAGGTATTTTTGGTGAAATAAAGAGGAATATATTGGAAGAGTTCGGGATAGAATACAAGACATTTGTCTTTGATATCGATTTAGACTCCCTTAAAGAATTTATTTCATTAAAAAAGGCATTCGTTATACCGCCCAAATATCCGGCAATAGAGCAGGATATTTCGATTATTGCGGATTCAAATATAGAATACGGGAGTATTGAAAAGTATATAAAGAGCTTTTCGGAATTAATCAGAAATGTAAGGCTGGCGGATATTTACACGGGCAAGCAAATAGAAGAAGGCAAAGTATCCTTTCTTATAAGATATGACGCGATAGCGGGCGATAGAACTTTAACTATGGAAGAAGTAAACTTATTAAGGGATAACTTATTAAAAGAGCTGGGCATCCTGTTCGGAATAACCTTAAGGGGTTAA
- a CDS encoding DNA-processing protein DprA, which yields MDDLICTLALKKIKGLKNIHIFLLLKTFKNPCDIFDAGKPDFLKAGLKDEQIEILRNTRIVRTAFFEAINEIEDASKNGIKIITYNSPFYPYNLNFIRNKPIILYYKGVLKENLKFAAAVVGQRNPPDYSLNLAQNLTEQLCSSGFSIISGLAMGIDAVAHKTALKNNCYTVAYIGSGLLESVYPPENRNLYQEIILRNGAIVSEFPLYSKISAKNLIARDRLQSGSSLGTFAISSPVNGGTMKTCGFSLKQKRPVFVPEYAKELMDSKDNSGLKSLLGRNGVVALKLDKNGILDLAEVMDELRIVYNDIYEEKSDTRSSLLMQPGLFG from the coding sequence ATGGATGATTTAATATGTACCCTTGCGCTAAAAAAAATTAAAGGATTAAAAAATATTCATATCTTTCTTTTACTGAAAACATTTAAAAATCCGTGCGATATTTTTGATGCAGGGAAACCGGATTTCTTAAAGGCAGGACTGAAGGATGAACAGATAGAAATTTTAAGGAATACGAGGATTGTCAGGACGGCATTTTTTGAAGCTATCAATGAAATCGAAGATGCTTCAAAAAATGGGATTAAAATTATAACATATAACTCGCCGTTTTATCCTTATAATTTAAACTTTATAAGAAACAAGCCGATAATTTTGTACTATAAGGGGGTTTTGAAGGAAAACTTAAAATTTGCGGCTGCGGTTGTCGGACAGAGAAATCCGCCTGATTATTCATTGAATCTGGCGCAAAATTTAACGGAGCAGCTTTGTTCATCCGGGTTTTCGATAATAAGCGGTCTTGCCATGGGGATAGATGCCGTTGCGCATAAAACTGCGTTAAAAAACAACTGTTATACCGTTGCGTATATCGGCTCAGGATTATTAGAATCCGTATATCCGCCTGAAAACAGGAATCTTTATCAAGAAATTATTTTGCGCAACGGAGCAATAGTTTCCGAGTTTCCCCTGTATTCAAAAATTAGCGCTAAAAATTTAATTGCGAGAGACAGGCTCCAGAGCGGTTCAAGCCTCGGGACATTCGCTATATCGTCTCCTGTAAATGGCGGAACCATGAAAACTTGCGGTTTTTCTTTAAAGCAAAAAAGGCCGGTTTTTGTTCCCGAATACGCTAAAGAACTTATGGATTCAAAAGATAACTCCGGTTTAAAATCTTTGCTGGGAAGAAACGGGGTAGTAGCGTTAAAATTAGATAAAAACGGCATACTTGATTTAGCGGAAGTTATGGATGAATTAAGAATCGTATATAATGACATTTATGAAGAAAAATCCGATACCCGCAGTTCATTATTGATGCAACCCGGCTTATTCGGTTAG
- a CDS encoding ComF family protein, with the protein MQSKILKNSINIGGDGEYFYIRNYIPRNKKDTSSSLDEYSELILRYKKGDYKIISFFARLLSNIIYYYFYPYDLILPVPPSSSYLDIYPNSIVCSYLNSAGLIGYLKDEVVCIKGHKPNHITGAKYKKSSISSILIKNKSELKSKNIILFDDIITTGATFRQIKQTLLKKGANSVTGLFLGKTSGDYGKLQGDFNG; encoded by the coding sequence ATGCAAAGCAAAATTTTAAAAAATAGTATAAATATAGGCGGCGACGGGGAATATTTTTACATAAGAAATTATATTCCAAGAAATAAAAAAGATACCAGTTCCTCTTTAGATGAATATTCCGAATTAATACTGCGGTACAAAAAAGGAGATTATAAAATAATATCATTTTTTGCAAGACTTTTGAGCAATATAATTTATTACTACTTTTATCCGTACGATTTAATTTTACCTGTGCCGCCAAGCAGTTCTTATCTCGACATTTATCCGAACAGCATAGTTTGTTCATATTTAAACTCGGCCGGCTTGATCGGTTATTTAAAGGATGAAGTAGTTTGCATTAAAGGGCATAAACCCAATCATATAACGGGAGCAAAATATAAAAAAAGCTCTATAAGCTCTATTTTAATTAAAAACAAAAGTGAACTAAAATCAAAAAATATTATTTTATTTGACGATATTATTACCACGGGAGCAACATTTAGACAAATAAAACAAACTTTATTGAAAAAGGGGGCTAATTCGGTTACGGGTCTTTTTCTGGGAAAAACATCCGGAGATTACGGCAAATTGCAAGGTGATTTTAATGGATGA
- a CDS encoding phenylalanine--tRNA ligase subunit alpha — MGEILENALDELKAARDLSELENRFKFFCGKKGKLTEILHLIYSLSPEEKKNIGSKANEVKKQIEVFYQNKKNELLEAGKIGLLKKHKLDLTVPGAYIEKFHKHPITAVLEEAVNFFSSMGFEIAEGPEIETTYYNFDALNIPANHPARDVWDTFYLLNGLVPRTHTSSVQVRTMEKKSPPFRVIAPGRCYRYEAVDATHLFMFNQMEGLFVDKNVRLTDLKGILEETVKYLLGAKKTRFRPAFYPFVEPGLDLDIECVFCGGRGCGICKHTGWIEVIPCGMVHPNVFKYAGIDPNEYRGFAFGMGFDRIVMLKYNINDLRFLYQGNLDVLSQF, encoded by the coding sequence ATCGGCGAAATTTTAGAAAACGCATTAGATGAATTAAAGGCTGCGAGAGATTTATCCGAGTTGGAAAATCGATTTAAATTTTTTTGCGGCAAAAAAGGCAAACTCACCGAAATACTTCATTTAATTTATTCTTTAAGCCCCGAAGAAAAAAAGAATATAGGGTCTAAAGCCAACGAAGTCAAGAAGCAGATAGAAGTATTTTATCAAAATAAAAAAAACGAATTATTAGAAGCCGGTAAAATAGGGCTGCTTAAAAAACATAAATTAGATTTAACCGTTCCCGGCGCTTATATCGAAAAATTCCATAAACATCCTATTACGGCAGTTCTCGAGGAAGCCGTTAATTTTTTTTCCTCGATGGGTTTTGAAATAGCCGAAGGCCCGGAAATAGAAACCACATATTATAATTTCGACGCCTTAAATATTCCCGCAAATCATCCTGCAAGGGATGTTTGGGACACCTTTTATCTTTTGAACGGACTTGTTCCCCGCACTCATACATCGAGCGTTCAGGTTAGAACCATGGAAAAAAAATCTCCTCCGTTTAGAGTTATAGCGCCGGGCAGATGCTACAGGTACGAGGCTGTCGATGCAACACATCTATTTATGTTTAATCAGATGGAAGGGCTTTTCGTCGATAAAAATGTTAGATTAACCGATTTAAAAGGTATTTTAGAAGAAACCGTTAAATATCTTTTAGGCGCAAAAAAAACCAGATTTAGACCCGCGTTTTATCCATTTGTGGAGCCGGGCCTTGATTTGGATATAGAATGCGTATTTTGCGGAGGCAGGGGATGCGGCATTTGTAAGCATACGGGCTGGATAGAGGTTATTCCGTGCGGCATGGTTCACCCCAATGTCTTTAAGTATGCAGGGATAGACCCGAACGAGTACCGGGGATTTGCCTTCGGAATGGGATTCGACAGGATTGTAATGTTGAAATACAACATCAATGATTTAAGATTTCTTTATCAGGGAAACTTAGATGTATTAAGCCAGTTTTGA